The Vallitalea longa genome includes a region encoding these proteins:
- the spoVG gene encoding septation regulator SpoVG, with product MQITDVRIRKVAKDGKMKAVVSVTFDNEFVVHDIKVIEGEKGLFIAMPSRKALDGEFRDIAHPINSETREKIQKCVLEKYETLVLTNDDTADEIAVSFEE from the coding sequence ATGCAAATTACAGATGTGAGAATACGTAAGGTTGCAAAAGATGGGAAAATGAAGGCAGTTGTATCAGTTACTTTTGATAATGAATTTGTTGTTCATGATATCAAAGTGATTGAAGGAGAAAAAGGATTATTTATTGCTATGCCAAGCCGCAAAGCGCTTGATGGTGAGTTTAGAGACATCGCTCATCCAATCAATTCTGAAACTAGAGAAAAAATTCAGAAATGCGTATTGGAAAAATATGAAACTCTAGTACTTACTAACGATGATACAGCTGACGAAATTGCAGTATCGTTTGAGGAATGA
- the glmU gene encoding bifunctional UDP-N-acetylglucosamine diphosphorylase/glucosamine-1-phosphate N-acetyltransferase GlmU — MSRLKAVILAAGAGTRMKSKLPKVVHKILGKTMIDYVIEAAKEAGAEEICVVVGHKSEIVKKEISYDVEFVLQEEQLGTGHAVMMAKDFVGNEGNVLILFGDTPLITGNTLTDMVNYHSNNNNAATLLSTIVEDPTGYGRIIRDESNTFIKSIEHKDASEKERTVKEINSGMYCFNSHELNMALDNLTNDNSQGEYYLPDTLKTIIAKRLSVNAMITNMPEDILGVNSQIQLYEASRIMQKRINYKHMENGVTLMNPTNTYISKDASIDSDTVIYPNCIIEGKTTIGSDCIIGPNSKIVNSRIVNNVNVESSTILDSFIDSNTNVGPYAYIRPNSRIGSNVKIGDFVEIKNSNIGNNTKASHLTYIGDADVGSNVNFGCGTVVVNYDGVNKNRTVIEDNAFIGCNTNLVSPVKVHNNAYTAAGSTITKDVPEYSLGIGRARQVNIQDWVRKKR, encoded by the coding sequence GTGAGCAGATTAAAAGCAGTTATATTGGCAGCAGGTGCAGGAACAAGAATGAAATCAAAATTACCTAAGGTAGTTCATAAAATACTTGGCAAAACAATGATAGATTATGTTATTGAAGCAGCTAAAGAAGCAGGCGCTGAAGAGATTTGTGTGGTTGTTGGACACAAAAGCGAGATTGTGAAAAAAGAAATTTCCTATGATGTAGAATTCGTGCTTCAAGAAGAACAATTAGGAACTGGTCATGCAGTTATGATGGCTAAGGATTTTGTTGGTAATGAAGGTAATGTACTTATATTATTTGGAGATACACCATTGATTACAGGAAACACATTGACTGATATGGTCAATTATCATAGTAATAATAATAATGCTGCAACACTTTTATCTACAATAGTGGAAGATCCTACTGGATATGGTAGAATCATTAGAGACGAATCAAATACTTTCATAAAGAGTATTGAACATAAAGATGCTTCAGAAAAAGAAAGAACAGTAAAAGAAATCAATTCTGGTATGTATTGTTTTAATTCCCATGAACTTAATATGGCATTAGATAATTTGACCAATGATAATTCTCAAGGGGAATATTATCTTCCAGATACATTAAAGACTATTATAGCTAAGAGATTAAGTGTGAATGCTATGATTACTAATATGCCAGAAGATATATTAGGAGTTAATTCACAGATACAATTATATGAAGCCTCTCGAATTATGCAAAAAAGGATTAATTATAAGCATATGGAAAACGGAGTCACACTAATGAATCCTACTAATACTTATATTAGCAAAGATGCTTCTATTGATTCTGATACAGTTATTTATCCTAATTGCATTATAGAAGGCAAAACTACAATAGGTAGCGATTGTATAATTGGTCCAAATTCAAAAATTGTTAATTCAAGAATTGTTAATAATGTTAATGTCGAATCTTCAACTATACTAGATAGTTTTATAGATAGTAATACTAATGTGGGACCATACGCTTATATTAGACCAAATTCTAGAATAGGTTCTAATGTCAAAATAGGCGATTTTGTAGAAATCAAAAATTCAAATATCGGAAATAATACAAAGGCAAGTCATCTGACTTATATTGGAGATGCCGATGTAGGAAGCAATGTTAATTTTGGATGTGGAACAGTTGTAGTTAATTATGATGGAGTTAATAAAAATAGAACAGTAATAGAAGATAATGCATTTATAGGATGCAATACTAATTTAGTATCTCCTGTAAAAGTCCATAAC